One Trichoderma asperellum chromosome 5, complete sequence genomic region harbors:
- a CDS encoding uncharacterized protein (SECRETED:SignalP(1-18)~EggNog:ENOG41), whose amino-acid sequence MHFVKFCAAISLISSTIALPITGTSIAKRDLQFRKYADFQISSGEAGNALSEAQAKFPIDTNNLKGVSSSDLAIINAARETAEAAETDAFNGQIKAASGAAATALQNGKIKNKVLKLFLEVSALQIQQAQGADNQDKIDEETKKLNNNISLDKKAAGQTSKAVTFTGDVQPKN is encoded by the exons ATGCATTTCGTCAAATTTTGTGCCGCTATCTCCCTAATCTCTTCAACTATTGCACTGCCCATTACTGGCACATCAATAGCGAAAAGAGACTTGCAATTCCGCAAATATGCCGATTTTCAGATTTCTAGTGGGGAAGCGGGAAATGCCTTGAGTGAAGCTCAAGCAAAATTTCCG ATTGATACAAACAATTTGAAAGGTGTCTCCAGTTCAGATCTAGCTATTATCAACGCAGCTCGGGAGActgcagaggctgctgaaacaGACGCCTTTAATGGTCAAATTAAAGCTGCCAGCGGCGCTGCGGCAACAGCACTTCAGAATGGCAAGATTAAAAACAAGGTTTTGAAACTATTCTTGGAGGTGTCAGCTCTTCAAATCCAACAAGCTCAAGGAGCGGATAACCAGGACAAAATTgatgaagaaacgaaaaaacTCAATAATAATATCAGCTTGGATAAAAAGGCGGCTGGACAGACGAGTAAAGCAGTTACTTTCACAGGAGATGTTCAAccaaaaaactaa
- a CDS encoding uncharacterized protein (TransMembrane:1 (o20-39i)~EggNog:ENOG41): protein MGSLSAGGAFISQLGLSPWLIYSLAGFAFYLILCSSLRYQRLNSMRRRFNYPDRESLSRMTNEDAQKIVHAVSVYEFPLLYDLALKYAIFKSYAIDQIGNLLYRVSDLSRPTEASKRYDDTSVLLTSFVTFAPGSDTLANSIARTNFMHNPYLQSGKIKNEDMLYVLFDNMYEPVRFMKLYEWRELSDMEVAAFATVWRYLGDMMEIDFKAELGKDEWKDGIEFFDDMVIWAKDFQMKHLEPSPSITKLGVTLRDLLLSAYPEFMRGPMNKILMVLIGERLRNVFGFDEPGMLETSFTYTFLLVRKFILRYLTLPRIFPEQYISQPDAVTGRIQHYKWLKDPWYTPATFWSRWGPEAWFRRAFGLKIAGDGGEGMRPGGFLFEDIGPRNKMGKGMEETAQLAKIAQTRVAAGGCPFALPRKS from the exons ATGGGATCTCTCagtgctggaggagcttTCATTAGCCAGCTGGGGCTCAGCCCATGGCTAATTTACTCTTTGGCTGGCTTTGCCTTCTATCTCATACTATGTTCGTCTTTGCGGTATCAGAGACTTAACTCGATGCGCCGGCGCTTCAACTACCCAGATCGTGAATCATTGTCCCGAATGACGAATGAGGACGCACAAAAGATTGTCCACGCTGTTAGCGTTTATGAGTTTCCCCTCCTTTATGATCTGGCCCTTAAATACGCAATTTTCAAG TCTTATGCGATAGATCAAATCGGTAATCTCCTGTATAGAGTCAGTGATCTTTCCCGGCCTACGGAAGCCTCCAAGCG CTACGATGATACGTCGGTCTTACTCACCAG CTTTGTCACTTTTGCCCCTGGATCAGACACTCTAGCAAACAGCATTGCTCGGACAAACTTCATGCATAATCCGTACTTACAGTCCGGCAAGATTAAGAACGAAGATATGCTGTACGTCCTTTTTGACAACATGTATGAGCCGGTTCGCTTCATGAAACTGTATGAGTGGCGAGAGTTGTCAGATATGGAGGTAGCAGCTTTCGCTACCGTATGGAGGTACCTTGGCGACATGATGGAAATTGATTTCAAAGCCGAGCTAGGAAAAGACGAGTGGAAAGATGGTATTGAATTCTTCGACGATATGGTCATCTGGGCTAAGGATTTCCAAATGAAACACTTGGAGCCCTCACCAAGTATCACTAAGCTTGGTGTAACATTGAGAGATCTGCTCTTGTCGGCTTATCCTGAGTTTATGCGAGGACCTATGAACAAAATTCTTATGGTTCTCATAGGCGAGCGCCTGCGAAATGTTTTTGG TTTCGATGAACCCGGAATGTTGGAGACATCCTTTACATACACTTTCCTTCTTGTACGAAAGTTCATCTTACGCTATCTAACTCTACCCCGCATATTCCCCGAGCAATACATCAGTCAACCTGACGCCGTTACGGGGCGTATTCAACATTATAAGTGGCTTAAAGATCCTTGGTATACGCCTGCTACTTTCTGGTCTCGTTGGGGCCCCGAAGCTTGGTTCCGACGCGCATTTGGCCTCAAGATTGCTGGAGATGGTGGTGAAGGAATGAGGCCAGGCGGCTTTTTATTCGAGGATATCGGGCCACGCAACAAAATGGGTAAAGGGATGGAGGAGACAGCTCAACTGGCAAAAATTGCGCAGACAAGAGTGGCTGCCGGAGGGTGTCCTTTCGCACTACCAAGGAAGTCTTAA
- a CDS encoding uncharacterized protein (EggNog:ENOG41): protein MADIASPKRTVVLIHGLWMTPLSWEYWVRYLEAKGFNVLAPGWPGVDDRTPQQIREDPMPMANKSIDEICDHYTAITTRLSEPPILIGHSFGGLFVQILLSRGLGAVGIAICPANPAGVFALPLSTVKATLPVLSNPFDFESTVKITESEFRYCFGNTISEEENKALYERYSIPSIAHVLWQGAIGGLVHPKGVLHVDFNKRDRAPLLLISGSKDHVVPPQTVKKEYKAYQKGSGLVEYKEFEGRSHGIVSQEGWEDVLDYALGFVEKYWHSA from the exons ATGGCCGACATCGCATCTCCAAAACGTACtgtcgtcctcatccacgGCCTCTGGATGACTCCTCTCTCATGGGAATATTGGGTTCGTTATCTTGAGGCAAAAGGATTTAATGTTTTGGCTCCCGGTTGGCCAGGTGTTGATGACCGGACACCTCAGCAAATCCGTGAGGACCCAATGCCAATGGCTAATAAGAGTATCGATGAAATCTGCGATCATTATACGGCCATCACTACACGTCTCTCAGAGCCACCGATATTGATAGGCCATAGTTTTGGTGGATTGTTTGTTCAAATTCTCCTCTCTCGTGGTCTTGGAGCAGTGGGTATCGCCATCTGCCCAGCCAATCCAGCTGGCGTTTTTGCCCTGCCTCTCAGTACAGTGAAGGCAACGCTGCCAGTCCTATCCAACCCTTTCGACTTCGAAAGCACAGTGAAGATTACAGAGTCCGAATTTCGGTACTGTTTCGGCAATACCAtatctgaagaagagaataaagCATTATACGAACGATACTCCATTCCTAGCATTGCACACGTTCTTTGGCAAGGCGCAATAGGTGGTCTCGTACACCCTAAAGGCGTATTGCATGTGGATTTTAACAAACGCGACCGTGCGccacttcttcttatttcagGGTCAAAGGATCATGTTGTGCCGCCTCAGACAGTGAAGAAAGAATACAAAGCGTATCAAAAGGGAAGTGGGCTAGTGGAGTACAAAGAATTTGAAGGACGCTCG CATGGTATCGTCAGCCAGGAAGGATGGGAAGATGTTTTGGACTATGCTCTCGGATTTGTAGAGAAATATTGGCATAGCGCTTGA